In one Phenylobacterium glaciei genomic region, the following are encoded:
- the moaA gene encoding GTP 3',8-cyclase MoaA, whose protein sequence is MTPYDDAPSQVTSRPALIDGFGRTVTYLRVSVTDRCDLRCVYCMAEHMTFLPKAEVLTLEELDRLATGFIKLGVRKLRITGGEPLVRKGVMGLIENLSRHLKSGALDELTLTTNGTRLTEFASDLAKFGVRRINVSMDTLKPDLFRKLTRGGDLAKVIAGIDSALAAGIAVKVNAVALKDDNAAELPDLIAWAHARGADMTLIEAMPLGEIEVDRTDQFLSLKDVRRELESFWTLTDSDHVTGGPARYVTVEETGGRLGFITPLSHNFCEACNRVRLTCTGTLHTCLGREDASDLRAVIRGGADEAGLEDAIRLAVDAKPEGHDFQIVRASAPAVARHMSTTGG, encoded by the coding sequence ATGACGCCCTATGACGACGCCCCTTCGCAAGTGACTTCGCGCCCGGCCCTGATCGACGGGTTCGGTCGGACCGTGACCTATCTGCGGGTCTCGGTCACCGACCGCTGCGACCTGCGCTGCGTCTACTGCATGGCCGAGCACATGACCTTCCTGCCCAAGGCGGAGGTCCTGACCCTCGAGGAGCTCGACCGTCTCGCCACCGGCTTCATCAAGCTCGGCGTCCGCAAGCTGCGCATCACCGGCGGCGAGCCCCTGGTGCGCAAGGGCGTCATGGGGCTGATCGAGAACCTGTCGCGGCACCTGAAATCGGGCGCCCTGGACGAGCTGACCCTGACCACCAACGGCACCCGCCTGACCGAGTTCGCCAGCGACCTGGCGAAGTTCGGCGTCCGCCGGATCAATGTCTCCATGGACACCCTCAAGCCCGACCTGTTCCGCAAGCTGACCCGGGGCGGGGACCTGGCCAAGGTCATCGCCGGGATCGACTCGGCGCTCGCCGCCGGGATCGCTGTGAAGGTCAACGCCGTGGCGCTGAAGGACGACAACGCCGCCGAGCTTCCTGACCTGATCGCCTGGGCCCACGCCCGTGGCGCCGACATGACCCTGATCGAGGCCATGCCGCTGGGGGAAATCGAGGTGGACCGCACCGATCAGTTCCTGTCGCTGAAGGACGTGCGCCGGGAGCTGGAAAGCTTCTGGACCCTCACCGACTCAGACCACGTCACCGGCGGCCCGGCCCGCTACGTCACCGTCGAGGAAACCGGCGGCCGCCTGGGCTTCATCACCCCGCTCAGCCACAATTTCTGCGAGGCCTGCAACCGCGTGCGGCTGACCTGCACCGGCACCCTGCACACCTGCCTGGGGCGAGAAGACGCCAGCGACCTGCGCGCGGTGATCCGTGGCGGCGCCGACGAGGCGGGCCTGGAGGACGCCATCCGCCTGGCCGTGGACGCCAAGCCGGAGGGCCACGACTTCCAGATCGTCCGAGCCTCCGCCCCCGCCGTCGCCCGGCACATGTCCACCACGGGGGGCTAG